In Luteipulveratus mongoliensis, the DNA window GGCCGATGCAGACGTGCCTGCACCCGTGGACGAGACACCCGACGAGGACGACAGCCCCTCGCCCAAGGCCGCCACATCCGACGACGCCGAGGACGCCGAGGACGCCGGCGAGGACAGTGACGAGGATCCCGAGGACCAGGCGCTGCCTGCCGCCGACGACAACGAGTCTGAGGCGCCGGCCGAGGGGGAGGGCGACGGGTCTGCAGCCTCTGCCACTGCCGTGTCCGAGACCGAATGGCCGGACCTCGATGCTCCGAAGCTCGACTGGCCGGACCTCGATGGCCCTGCGCTGGGGAGCCCTACGGTCCTGACCGTCGGCGATAGCCCGGCCCGTGACGAGGCCGAGCCCGACGAGGTCGAGCAGGACACCGAGGACGCGGCACTGGAGTCGGAGGCATCTGATGCCCCGGAGGCCGAGCAGGACACCGAGGACGCGGCACTGGAGTCGGAGGCATCTGATGCCCCGGAGGCCGAGCCGGTCACCGCGGTCGACGAGCCTGAAGCGGAAGAGGCCGAGCCCGCCGCCGAGGTCGATGCGGAGTCCGAACCCGAGGCCCAGCAGGCGGAGGAGCCGGAGACTGCCGTAGAGCCGGAGGCAGCAGAGCCGGAGACCGACGAGCCCGAAGCGCAGGAGCCCGAGTCAGCTGCCGAGGTCGACGAGCCCGAAGCGCAGGAGCCCGAGTCAGCTGCCGAGGTCGACGAGCCCGAAGCAGACGAGGTCGACGAGGTCGACGAGGTCGACGAGCCACAGCAGGCGGAGGAGCCCGAGCCTGCCGTTGAGCCCGAGCCGGAGGCAGCAGAGCCGGAGACCGACGAGCCCGAAGCGCAGCAGACCGAGACAGAAGACGTCGCGTCGGACGCAGCGGACGCAGCGGACGAATCCGAGGAGCCTGAGGAGCTCGAGGCAGCAGAACTCGAGCCCGCTGGCGAGGTCGAGCCGGACGAGGCTGACACGGCTGAGCATGGTTCAGGCGCCAGCCCGATCCCGGCCGCAGCGGTGGATGCTGCGAGCACGAAATCAGCCACGGCCGGCGCCTCCCGCCTCGTCCGGATCCCCGCGCAGACCACGGCGGCCCCGAAGGCGACGAAGGCCAAGCCGGCCGACGTCGAGCCGGCGGACGTCGAGCCGGCGGACGTCGAGCCGGACGTCGCAGGCGACACGGACGGCGATGGCTCGGACGACGAGCCGACCCCTCCCACCGAGACAGCGGAGTCGACCGAACCCACGGCATGGGCACGGCTCGCGGACATGGCCCGCGTTCGGGCCACCAAGGCCAACCTGCTGGCGGCTGCTCTCGCCCTGCTGCTCGGATTCGCGGTGGTGACCCAGGTGCGTCAGACGCGGACGTCCGGGCTGGAGAACCTCCGTCAGGCCGACCTGGTCTCGTTGCTGGCGAGCGTCAACAACCAGTCGAGCCGACTCGACAAGGACGTCGGTGACCTGACCCGTACCCGTGACGGGCTGCGATCGGGGACGGACGACGCCGCGGCGGTCAAGGCCGCGCGCGACCGGCTGAACACCCTGGGCATCCTGACCGGCACGGTCAAGGCCACCGGTCCGGGCGTCAAGATCATCATCAACGATCCGAACGCCGCTGTCGGCGCGCCCAACATCCTGGACACGGTGCAGGAGCTGCGCGACGCGGGTGCC includes these proteins:
- a CDS encoding DUF881 domain-containing protein, which gives rise to MANRKKRIKIRRAQSPVGAPASDAEQTDVEPEAQDATTAPPKGEAPSPAEPPVTEVQEPEDEPEAPEGDAESGADDAEVSGDDDADSASADADVPAPVDETPDEDDSPSPKAATSDDAEDAEDAGEDSDEDPEDQALPAADDNESEAPAEGEGDGSAASATAVSETEWPDLDAPKLDWPDLDGPALGSPTVLTVGDSPARDEAEPDEVEQDTEDAALESEASDAPEAEQDTEDAALESEASDAPEAEPVTAVDEPEAEEAEPAAEVDAESEPEAQQAEEPETAVEPEAAEPETDEPEAQEPESAAEVDEPEAQEPESAAEVDEPEADEVDEVDEVDEPQQAEEPEPAVEPEPEAAEPETDEPEAQQTETEDVASDAADAADESEEPEELEAAELEPAGEVEPDEADTAEHGSGASPIPAAAVDAASTKSATAGASRLVRIPAQTTAAPKATKAKPADVEPADVEPADVEPDVAGDTDGDGSDDEPTPPTETAESTEPTAWARLADMARVRATKANLLAAALALLLGFAVVTQVRQTRTSGLENLRQADLVSLLASVNNQSSRLDKDVGDLTRTRDGLRSGTDDAAAVKAARDRLNTLGILTGTVKATGPGVKIIINDPNAAVGAPNILDTVQELRDAGAEAIQIGDVRVVANSWFGTSQSGKLVVDGKEVRPPYTILAIGDSHTMATAMAIPGGVVEQVKQIGAQPTVLELHKVDVNALRAASKARYAQRDDKGP